One Nostoc punctiforme PCC 73102 DNA window includes the following coding sequences:
- a CDS encoding T3SS effector HopA1 family protein, which produces MQLLDSLANQISDIPESLQTSLRDIVHKVEIQSYHCIRHPEFGPVEVPESIVSHFQQLSLDFQNKFLSHQLRSILYALYYNGSLKSLPSSNKEAANLALNQDIENNTLFGVDIAFYDRLHENNRGVGYWNDNWLVLKEDLDGSLVVHKNGLRVHVEPDSLQQAANIGDSIAIKMPKNLVQNGFYMAIANAAMARNYQTLVRVYFNLTPEGSVAVMNDLTSQLNAISIAFSFKALYNPSDYGRYDSAVLYFDKKDYELVRPVLERVYKENQVHFQQQVPLFTKFIAPGLAIAEEPDRKFGDHESFGTHRCQIVANGLLEAWHLGNDTPADKIAAILRHFSLWEIELQRPYLNPNSDDIYTSINL; this is translated from the coding sequence ATGCAACTATTAGATTCGCTGGCAAATCAAATATCAGATATTCCAGAGTCATTGCAGACATCACTACGAGATATCGTTCATAAGGTTGAAATCCAGTCTTACCATTGTATTAGACATCCAGAGTTTGGCCCGGTGGAAGTACCAGAATCAATAGTCTCTCACTTTCAACAATTATCTTTAGATTTTCAAAATAAGTTTTTGAGTCATCAATTACGTAGTATACTTTACGCCTTATACTACAATGGCTCATTGAAAAGTCTTCCGTCATCCAATAAAGAAGCAGCAAATTTGGCTTTAAACCAAGATATCGAAAACAATACACTATTTGGTGTAGATATAGCTTTTTACGATCGCTTGCATGAAAATAACAGAGGTGTAGGCTACTGGAATGATAATTGGCTGGTTCTAAAAGAAGACTTAGATGGTAGTTTGGTGGTGCATAAGAACGGTTTGAGGGTGCACGTTGAACCCGATAGCTTACAACAAGCTGCTAATATTGGTGACTCAATAGCAATCAAAATGCCTAAGAATCTGGTGCAAAACGGATTTTATATGGCAATTGCTAATGCAGCTATGGCTCGAAATTATCAAACTTTGGTACGTGTCTACTTCAATTTGACCCCCGAAGGCTCAGTTGCAGTCATGAACGATTTGACTAGCCAACTCAATGCTATATCCATTGCCTTCTCATTTAAAGCATTGTACAACCCTTCTGATTATGGGCGTTACGACTCAGCAGTTCTTTATTTTGACAAAAAGGATTATGAACTTGTTCGTCCAGTCTTAGAGAGGGTATATAAAGAAAATCAAGTGCATTTTCAGCAGCAAGTACCTTTATTTACCAAGTTTATAGCACCAGGGTTAGCGATCGCTGAAGAACCAGACCGTAAATTTGGCGATCATGAAAGTTTTGGTACACATCGATGCCAAATTGTTGCTAATGGTTTGCTTGAAGCTTGGCATCTAGGAAATGATACGCCAGCAGATAAGATAGCAGCAATTCTGCGGCATTTTTCATTATGGGAAATTGAATTGCAACGTCCTTACCTAAATCCAAACTCGGATGATATCTACACTTCCATAAATCTCTGA
- a CDS encoding phosphotransferase, whose protein sequence is MTSFVLSSKNAFDYLILQGLCTQNEKSLSKIELVPAKNFNLLISLPDNRKLLIKQEPHKREGKTSGEFLKEWRVHNFLQTFPELSDIRSYFSEAVHFDPENSIFVFNYLTNYRDLMDFYVERNLKLFPIKIAMLVGTTLASIHRLSIDRQEYQEFFLNKNIFGQGIPNLNLGMDRVSPAVFGKLPTDGLKFLSLYQRYDSLGQAIAELNNALIPCCLTHNDLKLNNILLSLNWEEAAFNESSSDESIIRLIDWERGAWGDPASDLGTLIASYLQLWLHSMITSKTMAIQESLRLATTPLHLLQPSIRELVIAYLSAFPEIIELHPDFLQRVMQFCGFALIKSIQAKLQHEKTFGNKGICILQVAKSLLCRPEASIPTIFGVDASDLSPINLSPASK, encoded by the coding sequence ATGACATCATTTGTATTGAGTTCTAAAAATGCTTTTGATTATCTGATTCTTCAAGGATTATGTACTCAAAATGAAAAGTCTTTAAGCAAAATCGAGCTAGTACCTGCTAAAAACTTTAACTTATTAATCAGCTTACCAGATAACCGAAAACTCCTAATTAAGCAAGAGCCTCACAAAAGAGAGGGAAAGACTTCTGGCGAGTTTTTAAAAGAATGGCGAGTTCATAACTTTTTGCAAACTTTCCCAGAACTAAGCGACATTCGCTCATATTTTTCAGAAGCAGTACATTTTGATCCTGAAAATTCAATCTTTGTTTTCAATTATCTAACTAACTATCGGGATTTGATGGATTTTTATGTGGAAAGGAATTTGAAATTATTTCCTATAAAGATTGCAATGCTAGTTGGAACTACTTTGGCATCAATTCATCGCCTATCTATTGACCGTCAAGAGTATCAAGAGTTCTTCCTAAATAAGAATATATTTGGCCAAGGAATTCCTAACCTAAATCTTGGAATGGATAGAGTTTCCCCGGCAGTTTTTGGTAAGTTACCTACCGATGGACTAAAATTTTTGTCTCTTTATCAACGTTATGATAGCCTAGGGCAGGCGATCGCAGAGTTGAATAATGCCTTGATTCCCTGTTGTTTAACCCATAACGATCTGAAACTAAACAATATTCTCCTCTCCCTGAATTGGGAAGAAGCTGCTTTTAATGAATCGTCCTCAGATGAGAGTATTATTCGATTGATTGATTGGGAACGTGGCGCTTGGGGAGATCCAGCTAGTGATTTAGGAACACTGATAGCCAGCTATCTACAACTTTGGCTACACAGTATGATTACCAGTAAAACAATGGCGATTCAAGAGTCTTTACGTCTAGCAACAACTCCTCTACATTTGCTGCAACCTTCTATTAGAGAGTTGGTGATTGCTTACCTCTCTGCTTTCCCCGAAATTATAGAACTTCATCCTGATTTTTTACAGAGAGTTATGCAGTTTTGCGGTTTCGCTTTGATTAAATCTATTCAAGCCAAACTCCAGCACGAAAAAACTTTTGGTAATAAAGGTATTTGCATACTCCAGGTTGCTAAAAGTTTATTATGCCGTCCAGAAGCATCGATACCAACAATTTTTGGTGTAGATGCATCAGACCTCTCTCCCATTAATTTATCTCCCGCTTCAAAATAA
- a CDS encoding M16 family metallopeptidase, giving the protein MKRYKVKGKRQMALKIKNGKGLIYALVAVFACLLLTCNFSLAATTEAKHYSELQLPALPEIKIPKYERFVLQNGLVVYLMEDHELPLVNGTAFVRTGNRLEPMEKVGLAGFTGAVMRTGGTKQHSADELNEILEQRAASVEASIGESSGSASFDALSEDLETVFGLFAEVLRSPAFAQEKLDLAKTQAKGGIARRNDNPDGIASREFKKLIYGKDSPYSRTIEYATVDRVEREDLLKFYQQYFHPNNIILGIVGDFDSKKMRSLVQAKFGDWNRNPGIAKPKLPSVSPANTGGVFFVNQPQLTQSSVLLGHLGGRFDSPDYAALDVLNGVLNGFGGRLFNELRSRQGLAYSVYGEWSPRYDYPGIFIAGGQTRSDATVQFVKALQAEIKRIQTQRVTAKELAFAKESTLNSFVFNFQDPSQTLSRLMRYEYYGYPADFLFRYQKAVAATTAADVQRVAREYLKPEKLVTLVVGNQTAIQPPLTQLAAQVTPIDVTIPGSQPQAKN; this is encoded by the coding sequence ATGAAGAGGTACAAGGTGAAGGGTAAAAGGCAGATGGCGTTGAAAATCAAAAATGGGAAGGGGTTAATTTATGCTTTAGTTGCTGTTTTTGCGTGTTTACTTTTAACTTGTAATTTTTCTCTGGCGGCGACGACTGAGGCAAAGCATTATAGTGAGTTGCAGTTGCCAGCGCTACCTGAGATTAAGATACCGAAATATGAACGGTTTGTTCTCCAAAATGGCTTGGTTGTCTATTTGATGGAGGATCACGAGTTGCCGTTGGTGAATGGGACGGCGTTTGTGCGGACAGGAAATCGCCTGGAACCAATGGAAAAAGTTGGGTTAGCTGGTTTTACAGGCGCGGTAATGCGAACTGGGGGAACTAAGCAACATTCGGCTGATGAACTCAACGAGATATTGGAACAGCGGGCGGCATCTGTAGAAGCTAGTATTGGTGAAAGCTCTGGTAGTGCTAGCTTTGATGCCCTGAGTGAAGATTTAGAAACGGTGTTTGGGCTATTTGCCGAGGTGCTGCGATCGCCAGCATTTGCTCAAGAAAAGCTAGACTTGGCTAAGACACAAGCTAAGGGTGGCATTGCCCGCCGCAATGACAATCCAGATGGGATTGCTAGTCGAGAATTTAAAAAATTAATCTATGGCAAAGATAGTCCATACTCTCGCACCATAGAGTATGCAACGGTGGATCGGGTTGAGCGTGAGGATTTGCTGAAGTTTTATCAGCAATATTTCCACCCCAATAATATAATTTTGGGGATTGTGGGGGATTTTGACTCTAAGAAAATGCGATCGCTCGTTCAAGCTAAGTTTGGCGACTGGAATCGCAACCCAGGTATTGCTAAACCGAAATTACCATCGGTTTCGCCAGCTAATACAGGTGGAGTCTTTTTTGTCAATCAGCCGCAATTAACCCAAAGTAGTGTGCTTCTCGGCCATTTAGGCGGACGGTTTGACAGTCCCGATTATGCAGCGCTGGATGTCTTGAATGGGGTGTTAAATGGATTTGGTGGACGCTTATTTAATGAATTGCGATCGCGCCAAGGTTTAGCTTACTCTGTTTATGGCGAGTGGAGTCCCCGCTACGATTATCCTGGCATATTTATTGCTGGTGGACAAACGCGATCGGACGCTACCGTGCAGTTTGTCAAAGCCTTACAAGCTGAAATCAAGCGCATTCAAACTCAAAGAGTGACAGCAAAAGAACTGGCTTTTGCCAAAGAATCTACACTCAACTCCTTTGTATTCAACTTTCAAGACCCCAGCCAAACCTTATCACGGTTGATGCGATACGAATATTACGGCTATCCGGCTGATTTTCTCTTTCGCTATCAAAAAGCCGTCGCCGCCACCACAGCTGCTGACGTGCAACGGGTAGCACGAGAATACCTCAAGCCAGAAAAGCTCGTGACTCTAGTGGTGGGGAATCAAACCGCCATTCAACCACCATTGACGCAGCTAGCAGCGCAGGTGACACCAATAGATGTAACGATTCCTGGTTCGCAGCCACAGGCGAAGAATTAA